A part of Larkinella insperata genomic DNA contains:
- a CDS encoding glycosyltransferase family 117 protein, which translates to MQTFKGTESNVISGTPLPASQSSYKRLNNIVGWVLFAIALFTYTATVERTASFWDCGEFIACAYKLQVPHPPGAPFFLLLGRLFSLLALGDVTQVAYWVNIMSVLASAFSILFLFWTITMLARKLLNKQFGELTQTETWTVLGAGAVGALSYTFSDTFWFSAVEAEVYGMSSFFTAIVVWAAFRWELIEDEAAGNRWLIFIAYLIGLSIGVHLLNLVTLPAMALIYYFKKTQKVSLWGGVAAFGVGMVILGIINSGIIPGLPSAAFAVERFFVNNLGMPYTTGIYIFAAIFLGALIYGIIWSARKNSPVLNTALLGLAFVLIGYASYIQVLIRSDFNTPINENNPSDVINFVSYLKREQYGSRSLSYGPLFFSRPVDQKKGSPQYEKRDGKYVVFDYMPEYVYDSDKQMLFPRIYSNQPGHPQLYSQMLNIPLDQSGQPTRKVTMGDNLQFFFQYQLGHMYWRYLMWNFAGRAGDQEGSGYLLPWTSDQGVPDLIKNNKARDNFYMLPFLLGLFGIVIQYFRRSRDLLIVGLLFFFTGIALQIFLNSPPSEPRERDYIYVGSFYFFAIWIGLGVVALIDGVSAYLKNEKLRVGLVSGLCLLVPVMMGAKSWDNHDRSNRYHSVDFAKNLLNSCAPNAILFVGGDNDTFPLWYVQEVEGFRTDVRVCNLSLLGTEWYIQQMKRKTYESEALPISLEFAQFNKGKNDVIPFYEIPAVKNGINLKEYIGLIKQNNPAIQVPLTTGEMTNILPSTTFFLPVDKAAVQKQGFVSPKFQPMLKDTLVWNFGKQDIYKPDLIMLDIIATNNWQRPVYFSTTLGQSNYLNLKDHMQLEGYAYRLLPVQVPGASDGFVNTDVMYKTMMTKTFWREMNNPNSYYDDTYRGSPVVSARIAFLRLADQLMREGKNAQAKEALHRSLEVIPDKSIPYDQISTNYIQILLTVGDVKTAQEMADVIATRADQSLTYIKQTGGGGNDANFDMYNLQTIVNAFRETKQEALAKKYEAIFQKHLNALG; encoded by the coding sequence CTTTTCTCCCTGCTGGCGCTGGGCGACGTCACCCAGGTGGCCTACTGGGTGAATATCATGTCGGTGCTGGCGAGTGCCTTTTCCATCCTGTTTCTGTTCTGGACCATTACCATGCTGGCCCGCAAACTGCTCAACAAACAGTTTGGAGAGCTGACGCAGACCGAAACCTGGACCGTGCTGGGCGCGGGTGCCGTGGGCGCGCTGTCGTATACATTTTCGGACACGTTCTGGTTCTCGGCGGTTGAAGCCGAGGTATACGGAATGTCGTCGTTTTTTACGGCCATTGTGGTTTGGGCGGCATTCCGCTGGGAGCTGATCGAAGATGAAGCTGCCGGTAATCGCTGGCTGATTTTCATCGCCTACCTGATCGGTCTTTCCATCGGCGTTCACTTGCTGAACCTGGTGACGCTGCCCGCGATGGCCCTGATCTACTACTTCAAGAAAACGCAGAAGGTGTCGCTCTGGGGCGGTGTGGCCGCTTTCGGTGTCGGGATGGTTATTCTGGGTATCATTAACTCGGGTATTATTCCGGGCTTGCCATCGGCCGCTTTCGCCGTCGAACGGTTTTTTGTGAATAACCTCGGGATGCCCTACACAACGGGGATTTACATCTTCGCAGCTATTTTTCTTGGCGCGCTGATCTACGGAATCATCTGGTCGGCCCGCAAAAACAGCCCGGTGCTGAATACCGCCCTGCTGGGGCTGGCGTTCGTGCTGATCGGGTACGCATCGTACATTCAGGTCCTGATCCGGTCGGATTTCAACACACCGATCAACGAAAACAACCCGAGCGATGTAATCAATTTTGTGTCGTACCTGAAACGCGAACAATACGGCAGCCGCTCGCTGTCTTACGGTCCGCTGTTCTTTTCCCGGCCCGTCGATCAGAAAAAAGGGTCTCCGCAGTACGAGAAACGCGATGGCAAATATGTAGTATTCGACTACATGCCGGAGTACGTCTACGACAGCGATAAGCAAATGCTGTTTCCCCGGATTTACAGCAACCAGCCCGGCCACCCGCAGCTTTATTCGCAGATGCTGAACATTCCGCTCGATCAGTCGGGGCAACCCACGCGGAAAGTGACCATGGGCGACAACCTGCAGTTTTTCTTCCAGTATCAGCTGGGTCATATGTACTGGCGGTATCTGATGTGGAATTTTGCCGGGCGGGCGGGCGATCAGGAAGGCTCCGGTTACCTGCTGCCCTGGACGAGTGATCAGGGCGTTCCGGATCTGATTAAAAACAACAAGGCGCGCGATAATTTCTACATGCTGCCGTTCCTGCTGGGCTTGTTTGGGATCGTTATTCAGTATTTCCGGCGCTCGAGGGACCTGCTGATTGTCGGGCTGCTATTTTTCTTCACCGGTATTGCCCTGCAAATCTTCCTGAATTCCCCGCCCTCCGAACCCCGCGAACGGGATTACATCTACGTTGGGTCGTTCTACTTCTTCGCGATCTGGATTGGGCTCGGGGTCGTGGCACTGATCGATGGCGTATCCGCGTATTTGAAAAACGAGAAGCTGCGCGTCGGGCTGGTGTCCGGGTTGTGTCTGCTGGTGCCGGTGATGATGGGAGCCAAGAGCTGGGACAACCACGACCGCTCCAACCGCTACCATTCCGTTGATTTTGCCAAAAACCTGCTGAATTCCTGCGCCCCGAACGCCATCCTGTTTGTCGGCGGTGACAACGATACGTTCCCGTTGTGGTATGTCCAGGAAGTGGAAGGCTTCCGGACCGACGTACGGGTGTGTAACCTGAGTCTGCTCGGAACGGAATGGTACATTCAGCAAATGAAGCGCAAGACGTACGAGTCGGAAGCGCTGCCCATTTCGCTGGAGTTTGCCCAGTTCAACAAGGGCAAAAACGACGTGATTCCGTTCTACGAAATCCCGGCCGTGAAGAACGGTATCAATCTAAAAGAATACATCGGGCTGATCAAACAGAATAATCCGGCTATCCAGGTACCGCTGACGACCGGCGAAATGACCAACATTCTGCCGTCGACGACCTTCTTCCTGCCCGTTGATAAAGCGGCTGTGCAGAAGCAGGGTTTTGTATCGCCCAAGTTTCAGCCGATGCTGAAAGACACGCTGGTCTGGAATTTCGGCAAGCAGGATATTTACAAGCCCGACCTGATCATGCTGGATATCATCGCGACCAACAACTGGCAGCGGCCCGTTTACTTCTCGACCACGCTGGGGCAGTCGAACTACCTGAACCTGAAAGATCACATGCAACTGGAAGGATACGCCTACCGGTTGCTGCCGGTGCAGGTTCCGGGGGCGTCAGACGGCTTTGTGAATACGGATGTCATGTACAAAACCATGATGACGAAAACCTTCTGGCGGGAAATGAACAACCCCAATTCGTACTACGATGATACGTACCGCGGCTCGCCGGTGGTGTCGGCCCGGATTGCGTTCCTGCGGCTGGCCGATCAGTTGATGCGGGAGGGTAAAAACGCCCAGGCGAAGGAAGCACTGCACCGTTCGTTGGAGGTAATTCCGGACAAGAGCATTCCGTACGACCAGATTTCGACCAATTACATTCAGATTCTGCTGACCGTCGGTGACGTTAAAACCGCTCAGGAAATGGCTGATGTGATTGCGACGCGGGCCGACCAGAGCCTGACTTACATCAAACAAACCGGTGGGGGCGGCAACGACGCCAACTTCGATATGTATAACCTGCAAACCATTGTGAATGCGTTCCGGGAAACAAAGCAGGAGGCTCTGGCGAAGAAATACGAAGCCATCTTCCAGAAACACCTGAATGCGTTAGGATGA